In Verrucomicrobiales bacterium, the following are encoded in one genomic region:
- a CDS encoding c-type cytochrome: MNLNWKSTTLGLLLSWAAVWPDTYLRAQAASGSADTSRSSIAVEALSRLENTNLETNPKLKEAVYRVLQQVHGTPDFVRLVKKFNLSDQEAGLLEVARVLGGQDGGVEAVRLLLQQGRAQALQDQLRGTNGAAGLMQALGSVGDHRAVALLQPWIADSERDPTLRRLAVKGLVKYQEGAALLLRAASEGKLAEDLRFTAGSELSAVRWPEVRAAAAKLFPAMETGGGEKLPPLNELLKRQGDAEKGKALFSGKATCATCHQVQGQGINFGPDLTQVGTKLGKDALYESILDPSAGISFGYESWLVILKSGDEVFGLIASETETDLSIKAPGGVVSSYKKAEIEKRERQKLSVMPAGLQATMTVQEFVDLIEYLASLKKG; the protein is encoded by the coding sequence ATGAATCTGAATTGGAAATCTACCACTCTTGGGTTGCTGCTGAGTTGGGCGGCGGTTTGGCCCGACACGTACCTCCGTGCTCAGGCTGCGTCCGGGTCCGCCGATACCAGCCGGAGTTCGATTGCGGTTGAAGCGCTTTCCCGCCTTGAAAACACCAATCTTGAGACCAATCCCAAGCTGAAAGAGGCGGTCTACCGTGTGTTGCAGCAGGTGCACGGAACTCCCGATTTCGTAAGGCTCGTGAAGAAGTTCAACCTTTCCGACCAGGAGGCCGGACTGTTGGAGGTCGCCCGGGTGTTGGGTGGCCAGGACGGAGGAGTGGAGGCGGTGCGCCTGCTCTTGCAGCAGGGACGAGCTCAGGCCCTGCAGGACCAGCTGCGTGGCACCAACGGGGCCGCTGGACTGATGCAGGCGTTGGGTAGCGTGGGGGATCATCGCGCGGTGGCCTTGCTGCAGCCTTGGATTGCGGATTCGGAACGGGATCCGACGCTTCGCCGACTGGCCGTGAAGGGCCTGGTGAAATACCAGGAGGGAGCGGCCTTGCTCCTGCGGGCCGCCTCGGAAGGGAAGCTCGCCGAAGATCTCCGGTTCACGGCGGGGTCCGAGCTGTCGGCCGTTCGCTGGCCCGAAGTCCGCGCCGCCGCTGCTAAGCTGTTTCCGGCGATGGAGACAGGTGGCGGGGAGAAGCTGCCTCCGTTGAACGAGCTTCTGAAGCGCCAGGGTGATGCGGAGAAAGGGAAAGCGCTGTTTTCCGGTAAAGCCACTTGTGCCACCTGCCATCAGGTGCAGGGACAAGGGATCAATTTTGGGCCTGACCTCACCCAGGTGGGAACCAAGCTCGGCAAGGATGCGCTCTACGAGTCGATCTTGGATCCCAGTGCCGGGATCTCCTTTGGGTATGAGTCTTGGCTGGTGATTCTGAAGTCGGGGGACGAGGTTTTTGGGCTGATCGCGAGCGAAACCGAGACGGATCTCTCCATCAAGGCCCCGGGGGGAGTGGTCAGCAGCTACAAGAAGGCTGAGATCGAGAAACGTGAACGGCAGAAACTGTCGGTGATGCCGGCCGGCTTGCAAGCCACCATGACGGTTCAAGAGTTCGTGGATCTGATCGAGTATCTCGCGTCGTTGAAGAAGGGTTAG